A window of Clostridium novyi genomic DNA:
TTAAAACATCGCATTTTTTCTTTAATCTATTTGATATTTCATTAAACTTTTCTGATGATGCAAAGAAAAATGGTCCTTTAATCTCATAAAATGCTACTCTAGTAACATCACTTACTCTATTTAAAATTTTACAGCTACATCCATCATCTTTTTCATCCAACAAATACTTTATTTCAGTATTATCAGCCATTCTATTCATAAATAAGAATGAAGCTAAAACAACTCCTATGCCTATTGCAATTACAAGATCTAATATTACTGTTAATAAAAATGCTATTAAAAATACTACCGCATCACTTTTAGGAGCTTTTCTAAGTTCAATAAATTCTTTCCAATCACCCATATTATAAGACACAACTATTAGTATGGCTGCAAGTGAAGCCATAGGTACTAACTTCACAAGTGGCATAAAGACAAGCATTATTAGTAATAAAGAAATAGCATGTACAATTCCACTTATTGGAGTTCTCCCTCCATTTTTTATATTAGCAGCCGTTCTAGCTATAGCACCTGTAACAGGTATTCCACCAAAAATTCCTGAAAAACAGTTAGCAACCCCCTGTGCTACAAGTTCCATATTTGAACGATGATGTCCTCCAATCATTTCATCTGCAACTACTGCTGATAAAAGTGATTCTATTGCAGCTAATATTGCAATAGTCATAGCTGGAAAAATTAATTCATTTATCATTTGCATATTAATATTATGAATAGCTATTTTAGGAAGTGCAGAAGATATTGTTCCAAAACGACTTCCTATAGTTTCTATATTTAGTTTAAATATCATAGTTATTAATGTTGTTACAATTAAAGCCACTAATGTACTGGGAATTTTTTTATTTATTTTAGGACATATAAATATAATTAATATAGATAAAATCCCTATAAATGTTGTTTCTATATTTATAGTATTTATATGATTTATATAGGCTGCCCACTTATGTATAAATTGTGATGGTACAGTTTCTATATTCAATCCTAAAAAGTCTTTAATTTGAGTTGAAAATATACAAACTGCAATACCACTAGTAAATCCAGTAGTTATTGGATATGGTATGTATCTTATAGCCTTCCCAAATTTAAGTACTCCCATAATAATTAAAAATATACCTGCCATCATTGTTGCTACAGTAAGCCCCGTTATACCATACTTTTGTACAATTCCATAAACAAGTATTATAAAAGCACCTGTAGGTCCTCCAATTTGAACTCTACTTCCACCTAAAAAGGATACTATAAATCCACCAATTATAGCTGTGTATAATCCTTTTTCAGGGGATACTCCTGATGCTATTGCAAGGGCAATAGATAAAGGTAATGCTATTACTGCTACTATAATTCCTGCAATAAGTTCCTTTAAAAATTGTTCTTTTGTATATCCTTTCATGCACGTAAATAATTTAGGAACTAACACGTATTTCACTCCTTCTTAAACTGTAATTAAAACCGTTTGGTCTGACCAACTTTCTTATTATAGTCTTATTTACTTGTGCTTGCAATAGCTTTTTTAGAAATTTGTAATTTTAATTATTAATTATATTTATTCCATTATTTTCATGTTAAAAATCACATTATACAAATGCTAATTTAATTATAAAAATCTTATTATTATTTAATTTTTATACTATTATAAAAACTCATTTCATAAACTAAAATTATTATGGTATAATTTTCGCTTAATTATAAGGGGGTACATACATGGATGCTATTAAATTCTTTCAATCTTTCTCCAATCCATATTTAGATATAATTTTTCAAATTATAACTATGTTTGGTGAAGAAGTTTTTTTAGTGGGAAGTATTACTTTAATTTATTGGTGTATAAATAAAAAAGTTGGCTATAGATTAGCTTTTACATATTTAACTAGCATGGTTTTAAATGGTGCTATTAAAGAAATTTTTAAAATTCCTAGACCCTTTAATAAAGATGGAATAAAATCTTTAAGAACTAAAACCGCTACTGGATACTCATTTCCAAGTGGTCACACTCAAGGTTCCTCAAGTTTTTTCACAACTTTAATGCTAAATATAAACAAAATTTATTTCTATATAATAGGATTTATCTTTATAATATTAATTGCTATATCACGGCTATACTTAGGGGTTCATACACTAATGGATGTATCAGGTGGATTAATTTTAGGAGTTGTGTGGGCAGTAATAGCTAACAAAATAATGAGTTATGCAGAGCATAATAAACAATATACTTTGTTTTTATTATTAATCCCTATTATAATTGGTTGCATATTTTGCAATTCCCCAGATTATTTTAAAGCAGCTGGCATATGTTGTAGCTTTATATTAGGATTTTTTATAGAGACTAAATATATAAACTTTGAAGTTAGACAACCTTTCAATATTCAGATAATAAAATATATTTTAGGTATTAGTATAGCTCTTATAATAAAAATTTTACTTAAAAATTTTTTACCTCAAAATAATTTAGGAGAATTTATAAGATACTTTGTATTAGGTATATGGGTTACTGTCTTTGCACCTCTTGCCTTTAGTAAAATATCTTCTTTATCATAATCATAATAACCATTTCATAATAAAAATACCTATGCATATTTAATTATATACATAGGTATTTCTAATTTTTAAACATTGTACTATTCAGTTTTAGAAAATTGATCTTTACCTACATTACAAAGTGGACACACCCAATTATCTGGTATATCTTCAAAAGACGTTCCAGCGGCTACTCCATTGTCAGGATCACCAACTGATGGATCATATATATATCCACATACATCACAAATATATTTCTGCATATTACCACTCCTATTAACTTTATAATAAATATATGTATCTTAATTTATTATTTTCAAATTACTTATATTTATCCTATAACTTTTTTTCTATAATACAACAAATTTAATATTTCCATAGTTTATATTGAAATATAATAATTATAATGATATTTTTTAATTTAATTCATTTTTATACATTTTTTTCTTTCGATTTATGTACTTTTTTGATATAAAATTGTATAATATTAAAGTATTTGTTTAAATTTTGTATATTAGGAGGTAAAACATTGAAAAAAAACTTCAAAAGAGATTTGACAATAAAATCCAGCATTATTTTGTTTATATCTCTTGTATTATGTACTTTTGTATTTATATACTTACATATTAATTATATGTCAAAAACTAATACTAGATATTTACAACAAACTTCTATGGACTCTGAAGAACTAATAGTACATGCTATAGATTCTGTTAAATCCTCAACAGACTTATTAGCTAACACATTGGGAACATTAAATAATATCGAAGATCAAAATAAAGAAAAAACAATTGAAAACTTAGTATGTAATAATACCTTTATAAAAAGAGCTTTTATAACTAAAGCTGATGGAATGCAAATTGCTAAATACCCAAACATAGGAAATGTTAGTATTGCTAATAGAAATTACTTTAAAAAAGCTATACAAGGTCAAGGTAATTTTTCCCCAGTTATAATCTCTACCATAACCGGCGAAGCTATTATTATTTATTGTACTCCTATCAAAATCCAAGGAAATATAATAGGTACCTTATCTTCTATACTAGAAATTGATAGTTTATCTAGTTCTTTAAATTTAACAACTAAAAACTTAAATTGTACCTTTGGTTTATTAGACAATCATGGAGCATTATTACTAACTAATAAAAAAGACTCATTATTAATTGACAAATTAAATGATAAATCTTCAACTTTGTCTCAATTAAAAAAAATAATAAATTTATCAAATCTAGAACCTGTTCAAAAAATGATTAATAATGAATCTGGTAGTGGAAAATTTATTTTGAATAACACTAAAGCATTAACTAGCTATACGTCCTTAAAAGACTATGGACTCAATTTACTTATAGCTGTTCCTTACTCAAGTATAACTAATAGTATTTATACTTATTCATTAATAGCATTAGCAATTTTAATATTTATTATGATACTATCTTTAATTTTCATTAAAAACTTTACAGACAGAATAACTAATCCAATTACAAACCTGTCTATAACATTAAAGAAATTCTCTGAAGGAAATTTAAATTTTATTATAGATAAAACCTTATTAAAAAGAAATGATGAATTTTCTCAACTTAGTAAAAGTTTTAATGTATTTTCTGAAAGAATAAAAACTATAATTAAAAACTTTAAAAAAAATGCTATAAACTTAAATACTTATTCTAATAATCTAAAAGAAACTATACAAGATAATAAAACTAATCAGCTAGATATAACTAATATGATAAATGATGTTAACACTAAAATGAATGAAAATTTAGTATCTTTAGAAGAAAATTTAAATATATTAAAACAATTTTCAGAAGGTATTGATAATGTAAACTTAAATTTAGAAAATCTTCATTCAGCAGTAAATGCCTCTACTTCCTCAGCACAAAAAGGAGCTCATCATGCTTCCAATATGGAATATACACTTAATGAATCTTTTAATTCATTAAAAAATATAAATGTTAAAATTAATAATCTAACAAACTTATCAAGTAAAATAAATTCATTATTAGCTGTAATAACTTCTATAGCTAAAGAAACTAATCTCCTTTCTCTTAACGCTTCCATTGAAGCTGCTAGAGCTGGAGAATATGGAAAAGGTTTTACAATTGTTGCTGAAAAAATTAAAAAGTTAGCCGAACAAAGTTCAAAAGCATCTAAAAATATTGATAACTTGTTATATAATATTCAACATGAAATATTATCAACCTCAAATATTCTTGATGATATGAATAATAAATTTAAAAATTTAGTTACAAATATAAAACTTACTACCACCTTAATGAATGATATTAAAGATAAAGCTTTTAATTCTCAGCTTTCAGTTGAAGAAATCATATCAATAATTGAAAATCAAAGTACTGGAATTGAAAATAGTACAGAATCATTAACTAAAGTAGTTCATTATATAAATGATACTATGAACTCTTCTAAATGTATTAATAAAAAATTAGATGTTCAATCTGAAAAATTAAATTTATTATCTAGTATATCTTTCTCATTAAATGACATAAGTGAAGCTATAAAAAATGATCTTGATTATTTTCATTAAGAACTATATTTATTTAAAAAAATCAATGAACATTTATTTTTTAATAATTAATATTTAAAATAAAAAATGTATTATAATTTATTGAAAATAAATTATAATACATTTTTTATTAACGTAATATATATAATAATATTATCTTTTCTTAGTTTTTCTAAGAATTAAAAATATAAACAATATTAATCCTAAATTAGGTATTACTATGTTGTTATTAATAAGAATAAAAATTATATTTTTACTGACTACTTTAATATTACATTGTATAATCTTTTCTATTATACAATGCAATAAGTACCATCTATTAGGAAATAAAAAATATACTATCATTAATATTATAGACAAACTTCCTATTATTGCTGAACTAATGCTTGAATCATATGGATTTTTTATACTTATGCTTTTATTTTTGTCTATATATATTTGTATTAGTATAAGAATAACATAAAATATTATATAAGAACTTATATATACATTATTAAATATATATGCATTTTTAAGTAATGTACTTAAATAAAGTTCATTGGGTTTTATATAATAATACATTAAAACTAAACCACTGATTATTATCTTTTCAATTACAAAGTATAATAGTAAAATAAAATTAAGATTATAAACTTTATTCTTATGATTTACAATTTTCATGTTAATATAAATAAATCCAATTAAACTTGGAATAGTAGCTAAAAATATATTAAACATTAATGTTATATGGTCTATTTTAAAAATAACCTCTGATAAAAATATAAATATATAATATGATAAAAACATACCTAATATACATTTAATTTTATATTTTTTCTGAAATACCTTTGTCTTATTTTTAGATGGCAAATTTTTTTTATTTCTTTTCCAATAAAATTTTCTTCTCCAAAGTCTCTTATAGCTAATTTTATAGAGTTTTTCTCGCTATATCCCTTATTTATATAATCCAACTTTAAAAGCATTAAATGGTCTTGTATCTCATCTTTTAAATCCATTTTATCAAAATCATTTATCCCTCTTATATCTAATAGATTATTAATAAACTTATCAAACTCCTTCATATTTACATCCCCTTAAACATGTTAATTAATTTTGTTACACTATTCCAATTATCAAGTTTTTCTTCTAAAACCTCTTTTCCTAATTCAGTTATTCTATAATATTTCCTCCTACCTATTAAGCTACTTTTTTCCCAATAAGATTCTATTAATTTTTTTCCCTCCAATCTTTTAAGTGCTGGATATAAAGTACCTTCTCCCATGGAATACATATTACTGCTTTTTTCCTTAATACATTTAGCAATTTCATAACCATATGTATCATTTTTGTTTATAATGGAAAGAAGTAATATATCTATACTTCCCTTCATTATCTCCTTATCCACCTCATCACCACCTATACCTCGTTATACGACTTACAGGTATATATTAATATTTTATTCATATTAGTGCAATACTCTTTAATTATATATAGATTAAATTATTTTTCTCTAAACTTCATATTAATATTTCCTATAGTAAACCCATGTATAAAAAAAGAATCTCCTTTTACAGAGATTCTCAAATATTTTTATTGGTTACTCAACAGTTACTGATTTTGCAAGGTTTCTTGGTTTATCAACGTCACAACCTTTTTCTATTGATACATAGTAAGATAAAAGTTGTAATGGTATTACTGAAAGTATTGGTGCTATGATTGGCATAACTCTTGGAATATAAATAGCTGAATCAACTGTCTTTTCAACTATGTCATGTCCTTCCATAGCTATTGCTATAACTTTTGCCCCTCTTGTTTTAACTTCTTTTATGTTACTTAACATTTTCTCAAATAAATATTCTTGAGTTGCAAGACCAATTACTGTTGTTCCTTCTTCTATTAAAGCTATTGGTCCATGTTTTAATTCTCCAGCTGCATAAGCTTCTGAATGAATGTATGATATTTCTTTAAGTTTTAAAGATCCTTCCATAGCTACTGCATAGTCAAGTCCTCTTCCTAAGAAATACATATCTTTATCTTCAAACACTTCTTTTGCAAACTCTTTTATTTTATCTTTATCATTTAGAACTTCAGCAGCCTTTTCTGAAAGGTTTAAAAGCTCTGATTTGATTTTTTCTATTTCTGTACTTCTTACACTTTCCTTATTTTCAGCAAAGTATAAAGCTATTATATACATTGCTACAAGTTGAGTTACATAAGCTTTTGTTGAAGCAACTGCAATTTCAGGTCCTGCCCATGTGTATAATACATCATCAGCTTCTCTTGCAACTGAACTTCCAACTACATTTGTAACTGCTATAACTCTTGCATTTTGTGCTTTAGCAAGTCTTAATGCAGCTAATGTATCTGCTGTTTCTCCAGATTGGCTTATAACTATCATTAATGTTCTTTCAGTTATAAGTGGATCTCTATATCTAAATTCTGATGCAACTTCTACTTCTACTGGTATTTTTGCAAGCTTTTCTATTGCAGCCTTACCTACTACCCCTGCATGATAAGCAGTTCCACAAGCTACTATATAAACTTTATCTATATTTTTTATTTGTTCTTTTGTAATGTTTATGCTATCTAAGTTAACTTTTTCTCCCTTAACTATTCTTGAAGTTAAAGTATCTTTTATAGCCTTTGGTTGTTCATGTATTTCCTTTAACATGAAATGATCATATCCACCTTTTTCAGCTGCATCTGCATTCCAAGTTACATGAAATATCTCTTTTTCGATTTCTTTTTTATTTTCATCAAATAATGTAATTTTTCCATCTTCCATAAGAACAAATTCATTATCTTCAAGTAAATATACTTCTCTTGTATGATTTAAAACAGCTGGAATATCAGATGCTATGAAGCTTTCATCTTTACCTACTCCAACTATTAATGGACTATCTTTTCTTACGGCTACTAATTTGTTAGGTTCATTTTTGCATATTACTCCGATTGCATAACTACCTTCCATTTTCTTAACAGCTTTCATAACTGCATCTAATAAATTTCCTTCATAGTAATAATCAACTAGGTGAGGTATAACTTCTGTATCAGTTTCTGATTTAAATTTATATCCTTCTGAAGTTAACCAATCTCTTAAAAGTATGTAGTTTTCGATTATTCCATTATGAACAACTGCTATTGTTCCTTTTTCATTAGTATGAGGGTGCGAATTTGTATCTGATGGAGCTCCATGAGTTGCCCATCTTGTATGTCCAATTCCTATACTACCATGAAGTTTTTTCTCTTCAAGTGCAGTTTCAAGATTTGCAAGTCTTCCTTTGTGTTTTTCAACAATTATTTCATTATCTTGAAGTACTGCAACACCTGCTGAATCATATCCTCTGTACTCTAACTTTGATAATCCTTCTACTAAAACCTCAGATGCACTTTTGTTTCCTAAATAACCAACTATTCCACACATATTCTCTTCCCCTTTTGTACAAATTTTTTGTGTGTTTAAGGGAATTTACTTTCAAATGTACCTAGCTAGATTTGTACTGAAAATTACTTTTCAGTTTTGCTAACCTTTATCGGTAGTACATAATTACCGTGGGACATCCGCCGAATCCTCGATTCTCCCCATCCTCGTCAACTTAAGTGAGACTCTAAATCTTTAACCCTTTAACTTTTCTTAAGTTCTGGCGCTTTTAATTTTCTTTATAAACTCTATTTTTCTTTATTTTTCCCCTTAAACTTTAATAGTAGCAAATAAGCTACCTCTACATTATATTTTACATTATATTATACGTCAATAAAATTAATTATGTTTCACTTGATGTATTTTATTTTAATTAATAAAAAGAGTACTCCCACTTTGGGAATACTCCTCCTAACTATTTATTTTTAAGCATTAGCTTTCTCTTCTATCATCTTGGCAAGAGCATGTGCTATTTTATCAAGTTCTGCTTGATCTTTTCCCTCTAACATAACTCTTACTAATGGTTCTGTACCTGAAGGTCTTATCAATACCCTTCCTGATCCATTTAACTTTTCCTCTATTTTTTTTATTTCTTCAGCTATTTTTTCATCTTTTTCATGTATATCCTTCATATTGTTAGGCACTTTTGCATTTACTAAAACTTGTGGTAGTTTTGTCATTATTGATGCAAGTTCAGATAATTTTTTTCCTGTTTCCTTAACTATTGCTGCAACTTGAAGCCCTGTTACAAGTCCATCTCCAGTAGTATTAAAATCTAAGAAAATTATATGGCCTGACTGTTCTCCACCAAGTTTATAGCCTTCTTTAACCATTTCTTCAAGAACATACCTATCTCCAACTTTAGTTTTTATAGTAGATATATTTTCTTTATCAAAGGCTATACTTAGTCCAAGGTTACTCATTACAGTTACAACTACCATATTATCTTTTAACTTACCTTTTTCTTTTAAATGCTTACCACATATAGTCATTATGAAATCTCCATCTATAAGATTTCCCTTTTCATCTACAGCAAGACATCTATCTGCATCACCATCAAAAGCAAGACCTAAGTCACAACCTTGTTTAACAACATAATCCATTAATTCTTCTGGATGAGTTGATCCACAATTTTTATTTATATTTACTCCATCTGGGTCATTATTAATAACAACAACTTCAGCTCCTAATTCTCTAAATGTTTCAACAGATGTTTTGTAAGATGCACCGTTAGCACAATCAAGTGCTATTTTTAATCCTTTTAAATCTATATCTATTGTAGATTTTGCAAATTCTATATAATCTTCTACTGCTGATTCACATACAACTTTTTTCCCTAAGTGTTCCCCTGTTGGTGATGGAACCCCTTCAAAATCGTTTTCTATTATACTTTGAATTCTATCTTCTAATTCATCTTTTAATTTATATCCATTTTTATTAAAAAACTTAATTCCATTATATTCTACTGGATTGTGAGAAGCTGAAATTACAACTCCAGCATCAGCCTTGTACTTTCTTGTAAGATAAGCTATTGCAGGTGTTGGTACAATTCCTACACAGATTGCTTCAGCTCCAACGGATAAAATTCCTGATACTAATGCAGCTTCTAGCATATCTCCTGATATTCTTGTATCCATACCTACTAATATTTTAGGCTTATGAGTTCCTTCTGTTAAAACGAAAGCCCCTGCTCTTCCTAGTTTAAATGCAAGATCCGCTGTTAACTCTGTATTCGCAATTCCTCTTACTCCATCCGTTCCAAACAATCTACTCATATTGTGTACCTCTCTTTATTTGTTTTTATCCTAATTAACACATATTCCAATTTATTATATTACATATTTTACAATATAACAACTACCATTTAGTTACAATGCCCTATAGTTAAAGAGCTAATAAAAAAAATGGAGCCATTCGCCCCATTCTAAATATTGATTTTATATAGGTAAATATTCCTTCATTATATTCTCTGCTGATTTTAGCCCATCTACAGCTGCTGATATTATTCCTCCTGCAAATCCTGCTCCTTCTCCTGAAGGATATAATCCTTTTACTGATATACTCTCTAAATTCTCATTTCTT
This region includes:
- a CDS encoding SulP family inorganic anion transporter, which gives rise to MLVPKLFTCMKGYTKEQFLKELIAGIIVAVIALPLSIALAIASGVSPEKGLYTAIIGGFIVSFLGGSRVQIGGPTGAFIILVYGIVQKYGITGLTVATMMAGIFLIIMGVLKFGKAIRYIPYPITTGFTSGIAVCIFSTQIKDFLGLNIETVPSQFIHKWAAYINHINTINIETTFIGILSILIIFICPKINKKIPSTLVALIVTTLITMIFKLNIETIGSRFGTISSALPKIAIHNINMQMINELIFPAMTIAILAAIESLLSAVVADEMIGGHHRSNMELVAQGVANCFSGIFGGIPVTGAIARTAANIKNGGRTPISGIVHAISLLLIMLVFMPLVKLVPMASLAAILIVVSYNMGDWKEFIELRKAPKSDAVVFLIAFLLTVILDLVIAIGIGVVLASFLFMNRMADNTEIKYLLDEKDDGCSCKILNRVSDVTRVAFYEIKGPFFFASSEKFNEISNRLKKKCDVLIIKMNKVPTIDATAYRKFESLYELCNSNGKNGTELIIVEAKENVFNVLDKYGYVDKVGRRNFCGSIDEAIELSNEVLENKRKIKDTQKFTVDICSR
- a CDS encoding phosphatase PAP2 family protein, giving the protein MDAIKFFQSFSNPYLDIIFQIITMFGEEVFLVGSITLIYWCINKKVGYRLAFTYLTSMVLNGAIKEIFKIPRPFNKDGIKSLRTKTATGYSFPSGHTQGSSSFFTTLMLNINKIYFYIIGFIFIILIAISRLYLGVHTLMDVSGGLILGVVWAVIANKIMSYAEHNKQYTLFLLLIPIIIGCIFCNSPDYFKAAGICCSFILGFFIETKYINFEVRQPFNIQIIKYILGISIALIIKILLKNFLPQNNLGEFIRYFVLGIWVTVFAPLAFSKISSLS
- the rd gene encoding rubredoxin, translated to MQKYICDVCGYIYDPSVGDPDNGVAAGTSFEDIPDNWVCPLCNVGKDQFSKTE
- a CDS encoding methyl-accepting chemotaxis protein, which codes for MKKNFKRDLTIKSSIILFISLVLCTFVFIYLHINYMSKTNTRYLQQTSMDSEELIVHAIDSVKSSTDLLANTLGTLNNIEDQNKEKTIENLVCNNTFIKRAFITKADGMQIAKYPNIGNVSIANRNYFKKAIQGQGNFSPVIISTITGEAIIIYCTPIKIQGNIIGTLSSILEIDSLSSSLNLTTKNLNCTFGLLDNHGALLLTNKKDSLLIDKLNDKSSTLSQLKKIINLSNLEPVQKMINNESGSGKFILNNTKALTSYTSLKDYGLNLLIAVPYSSITNSIYTYSLIALAILIFIMILSLIFIKNFTDRITNPITNLSITLKKFSEGNLNFIIDKTLLKRNDEFSQLSKSFNVFSERIKTIIKNFKKNAINLNTYSNNLKETIQDNKTNQLDITNMINDVNTKMNENLVSLEENLNILKQFSEGIDNVNLNLENLHSAVNASTSSAQKGAHHASNMEYTLNESFNSLKNINVKINNLTNLSSKINSLLAVITSIAKETNLLSLNASIEAARAGEYGKGFTIVAEKIKKLAEQSSKASKNIDNLLYNIQHEILSTSNILDDMNNKFKNLVTNIKLTTTLMNDIKDKAFNSQLSVEEIISIIENQSTGIENSTESLTKVVHYINDTMNSSKCINKKLDVQSEKLNLLSSISFSLNDISEAIKNDLDYFH
- a CDS encoding permease prefix domain 1-containing protein, which produces MKEFDKFINNLLDIRGINDFDKMDLKDEIQDHLMLLKLDYINKGYSEKNSIKLAIRDFGEENFIGKEIKKICHLKIRQRYFRKNIKLNVY
- a CDS encoding PadR family transcriptional regulator, with protein sequence MDKEIMKGSIDILLLSIINKNDTYGYEIAKCIKEKSSNMYSMGEGTLYPALKRLEGKKLIESYWEKSSLIGRRKYYRITELGKEVLEEKLDNWNSVTKLINMFKGM
- the glmS gene encoding glutamine--fructose-6-phosphate transaminase (isomerizing) — encoded protein: MCGIVGYLGNKSASEVLVEGLSKLEYRGYDSAGVAVLQDNEIIVEKHKGRLANLETALEEKKLHGSIGIGHTRWATHGAPSDTNSHPHTNEKGTIAVVHNGIIENYILLRDWLTSEGYKFKSETDTEVIPHLVDYYYEGNLLDAVMKAVKKMEGSYAIGVICKNEPNKLVAVRKDSPLIVGVGKDESFIASDIPAVLNHTREVYLLEDNEFVLMEDGKITLFDENKKEIEKEIFHVTWNADAAEKGGYDHFMLKEIHEQPKAIKDTLTSRIVKGEKVNLDSINITKEQIKNIDKVYIVACGTAYHAGVVGKAAIEKLAKIPVEVEVASEFRYRDPLITERTLMIVISQSGETADTLAALRLAKAQNARVIAVTNVVGSSVAREADDVLYTWAGPEIAVASTKAYVTQLVAMYIIALYFAENKESVRSTEIEKIKSELLNLSEKAAEVLNDKDKIKEFAKEVFEDKDMYFLGRGLDYAVAMEGSLKLKEISYIHSEAYAAGELKHGPIALIEEGTTVIGLATQEYLFEKMLSNIKEVKTRGAKVIAIAMEGHDIVEKTVDSAIYIPRVMPIIAPILSVIPLQLLSYYVSIEKGCDVDKPRNLAKSVTVE
- the glmM gene encoding phosphoglucosamine mutase, whose amino-acid sequence is MSRLFGTDGVRGIANTELTADLAFKLGRAGAFVLTEGTHKPKILVGMDTRISGDMLEAALVSGILSVGAEAICVGIVPTPAIAYLTRKYKADAGVVISASHNPVEYNGIKFFNKNGYKLKDELEDRIQSIIENDFEGVPSPTGEHLGKKVVCESAVEDYIEFAKSTIDIDLKGLKIALDCANGASYKTSVETFRELGAEVVVINNDPDGVNINKNCGSTHPEELMDYVVKQGCDLGLAFDGDADRCLAVDEKGNLIDGDFIMTICGKHLKEKGKLKDNMVVVTVMSNLGLSIAFDKENISTIKTKVGDRYVLEEMVKEGYKLGGEQSGHIIFLDFNTTGDGLVTGLQVAAIVKETGKKLSELASIMTKLPQVLVNAKVPNNMKDIHEKDEKIAEEIKKIEEKLNGSGRVLIRPSGTEPLVRVMLEGKDQAELDKIAHALAKMIEEKANA